AAAGTTGATCAATTTGTGCCTAGTCCCCGACCCATTAGTCCCGGTTTTTACAACGTTGTTCTAAGGATCATCAAAGTTGAGTAATCACAACAAAACTGATTATTCTGATGTAGCAGATACACTGCATGTTAAGATCATAACAATTGAGTTAAATGGAGGAAAGTATCTTATGAATTCATTTATCAAACTGGTTAAAGTTAGAGTGCAGCTAAATCGATCAATTGCATCTGCTTACTGTCTGTCCTATTAAACGTAGGATGTGTTTGATTGACTAAATGTTCAACCGTTCAGCATTCAATGGGTTTGTTTGTTACATCTAAATGAATATGATGTTGAACCTTTCACAGTCTGTGTTGAACCATTTAAAGTTGAAATGCACTCTTAACCATTAGGCACCTCCTTTTCCTTTAATAACATCCTTAAAATATACCTGACACACTTATTAAACAATTGTATTCTTTTATTTACTCAATTATATGATTAATGTATTAATTTTACTTAACTCATAGAGTTCATTCAGAAGGATAATCAAACAAGTTATTGTCATTTAGAACCTTTTAATCATTCAGATTTTGAACCATTCAACGCTTAATCATTCTATTTTATCAAACGTACCCTTAATTCATTTGACTAAATTTTAGAAGCCTAAAAACAAAAAATTGCATTCAACCTCGAGTCATGACATAGTAAGAGAATTATGTAAATACCAAACATGTTATCAACTTAATAAATTGATGGTAATGATAAGCAGATAGCAGTAACTTGAGATACCTGTTTGCCTCCTTCTCAGACTTGAAATCAACAAAAGCGAAACCTTTGCAAACAGGTTCCCTGGTTTTTTCATTCCCTAACACTGCAGGAATTATGTTGACAATTCCAGAAAACGGTTTAAAAGCCAGTTGTAAGTCTCTATGGATATTCTTCTTCTTTGGCAGGTTAATCAAGCGTACCCGAATTCCATTTGGCGGCACTTCAGGCACTAAACAATAAAACCAAACAACATAAATTAACTCTCCACTATGTTGTCACAATTTATCACTCACCTTAAGATACTTCCTGAATTGTAAACTTTCAAAGTCAAAGTTACTGCTTTTGTAACAAAGAAATGATACACATCATGTACAATATTCACAGTAACATTGAACCATTTAAACTTTTGTCTAGTGAAACACAGTGAAGCCAGCACATATTCCTTTAAAACTACTATTATCATATAAAATTGGCACTTTTAACTAAAAATGTTTGACTACCAAAGTCAATACTGCATCCTATAATGAAGAGGCTATATTTTACTACAGAAATTCAagaaaattaattaaattaaaacaaAACCTTTCTGTTTTGGAAGGTTTTCTTTCTTAGGGTTTCCATCTTCAGGATTCTTCTTGAGATTATTAATATTAGCGATCTGAGCAACCTTACTCTGTTCTAACTCTTCAAGTAATTTATCTTCCACACTTGTATCATAAACTTTCCCTTCACCAAACCCTAATGGTTTGTTTCGAGTCCACTCCCTCATGTTCCTCAGTGGAACAATtatctcatcatcatcttcttcttcttcttcttcttcttcttcatcttcgaattcaTCATCAAATTCATCCTCAAATTCATCATCAAGATCGAAATTTTCAGTTGCAAGAGTGGTGGGTTCTGCTATAATTGGGGTTTTTGAGGCCAAAAGAGGGGACCCGGATGGTGATTTAAGATGAAATGAGAGTAATTTGTGTGTGGGAAATTGGACTGAGACAAAAGAAAGTTGGTGGTGGGTTTTATTATTGGAGTGAAGCAGAACAGGGGAATTGAGTGAGAAAGGGATTTGAAACAGAGTAGTTGATTTTAGGAGCGCCCCATTGTTGTTCATGATTGAATCGAAAAGATGATAATATTATAGGATTCAATTATAAATGAGTTCGCAGGTTTGTGTGTTTGTGTTTCGGATaaaatatggatcgggtgaggtcgtatccatatccatatccatttattttttttacttttcatccatccatatccatattcgtcgggtgaagcgggttaatagataattatccatatccgtttaatttattttatttttaacaattataagcggtggttcactatatacgatcaaaagtaatatttttaatagtttatgcgaccgaaagtcacattttactaatctatataacaatatTCAATAGATGGCCTATTAAACGTGTAACGATATCGACATGTAaattgcttacttttagttacatggaatcacatttgaaccaccaaagtacgataaatacatttgattatttaaacaaagcAAAAaataagaagaaagttatatttttagagaaaatataaagaaagatgaatatgaatataattaatgaaatatcactacataaatgatactaatttgagtgataaatttatatatttagttatttcgggtgaaagcgggttcatccatggatgaaattttttcatccacatccatatccatatacatttagatcgtccatatccacgaataatcgggtggataggatggatatccactggatcgggtatccattgtcatccctatgcTTCACTTTGATGACACAAAAATTCGTTTTTCGAattatccaaaattcaatttaataaaaatgttacggagtttttttttttttggttaaactaaaaagttttactaaAAAAAATAATGAGAAATTTATACACTCATTTTTTTCACGATAAAACTCGAACTCATAACCTTATAGTTAACAAAACTTTTTGATACCACCACATAAGAAGTCCATTTGGTAAATGATTTTACTCAAATGACATAAAATTTTCTCATATACACGtctattgtaacgacccgtcaaaatcgctattgacgcggcacgttaatcattgattccatagtgaggttttgacctctatatgatacgttttgataaaatattgcattcattaaaataagtgactttctaaacatagaaagttataaacatgtgggcgagtgcttaggtataagcaaaaccccgaaatacataagtctttaatttacaggttgacatcacagtccagttatttattacacaacgcagttttattttgaatgcaataaactttgtacaaagcatgagagactccatgcaggcaacaagcacatcacagcggaagcattctaaggacctgagaataaaacatgctaaaaagtcaacacgaatgttggtgagttataggtttaattgctcgagtcataaacatatataaagatagaccacaagatttcatcaaaagtttatcaatagattctacgtaacagagcaccctggtaactaaacttaacgctatagtgataattaccccattcgttttaatacacgcaaaccaacgtgtcttaaactcaaataacatacgtccgttaaaaggctagcgctctagctcggacggggatgtcaagccctatggatccatatacaattattcgcgcccaccagtccatatcctatgtactggcagctactagttaccaaagctaagggattttcggtttaactcagtgtagaatttagtatgtacttgtgtcttatcgcgtttaaaataaattgcatatattctcagcccaaaaatatttaaagtatttaaaaagggagactataaactcacagttcaatattgagactcaatattgtaggcaaattgcgtagatgtaatgatggtagatgactgtatggttggccttggattcaagaacaataccccggacaatacccaatatttccttagcttaaagcggtttgaaacccgaattaaaacacactcgaatatactttattattattaaacttaaaattaaaattataattataattataaatttaaatttaaattgaagaagaataagaaagagttgaaaaaaaatcgtcgagcaaactggtgtatttataatacttttccatttactgtagctcatgcgatcgcatgagttttcagtgtttttgccatgcgatcgcatggccgccttttctgtttttgtttgctagttcgtcgacatcaaatagtttactgtagcaaatagtgtttaccgtaacaaatagtgttcactgtagcaaatagtgtcttactgtagcaaatagtgttttactgtagcaaatcactgtagcaaatagtgttttactgtagcaaagtaatttttactgtagaaaagtcgtttttacttgtacatatatatacatacatataattgttcatgaatcgtcgagagtagtcaaaggtaattgtatatatgtaacagttctaaaattttgagactcaatctaacagactttgtttaacgtgttaaaataataaatcgtatagagaattggtttaaataagtcaaaaattttcgggtcatcacagtacctccccgttaaagaaaatttcgtcccgaaattttgagtagtacctgtttcatgagcgatatcagtgaacaaatgtggatacttttgcttcatttgatcttcacgttcccaagtaaactcgggtcctcgtcttgcgttccaacgaactctaactatcggtattttgctttgttttaattgtttgacctcacggtccatgatttcgacagattcttcgacaaaatggagtttatcattaattcgtaattcgtcaagaggaattacgatatcctcttcagctaaacatttcttcaaatttgacacgtgaaatgtgtcgtgaacactactaagttcttgcggtagctttaatcgataagcaactgctccaattctttcggtgatttcaaagggtcctacgtacctaggacttagcttttctcgtttaccgaatcgtacaacgcctttccagggtgacactttcaacatgactttgtcgcccacttgaaattctagtggttttcttcttacatcagcataactcttttggcgactcatggccgttttcaatcgctgttgtatttgaatgatcttttcggtggtttcatgaataatttctggtccagtaagttgtctttctcctacttcactccaacagataggagatctgcactttctaccgtaaagtgcttcaaatggcgctgcgttgatgctcgtatgatagctgttattgtatgaaaattctgccaacggtaagtgtcgatcccaactggttccaaagtcaatcacgcatgcccgtaacatgtcttccaatgtttgtattgttctttcactttgaccatctgtctgtgggtgataagcggtgctcatatctaatcgagttcccaatgctttttgtaatgattgccaaaaacgtgatgtgaatcgggtgtcgcgatcagatatgatagagatgggtacaccatgcctggaaactacttccttcaaatataggcgtgctaatttctccatactgtctgtctcctttattgttagaaagtgagctgatttagttagacgatcaactatcacccaaatagtatcatgactacttgcagtccttggcaatttcgtaatgaaatccatggttattctttcccatttccactgcggaatttccggttgttgcagtaatcctgacggcttttggtgctcagctttgacctttgcacacgtcaaacatttgcttacataagtagcaatttctgtcttcatattaggccaccaataaaacttcttgagatcgtggtacattttcccgtttcctgggtgaattgagtacctcgttttgtgtgcttcatccagtactagttgtcttaggttaccatgttttggtacccatatcctaccagcaaaatacagggttccatcggcttttacttcaagttgtttttctaaccctttgctcatttcgcctttttcgttttcttcttttaaagcttctaactgtgctgcttgaatttgctttgtgagatcagtacgaattgtaatattcaaagctcgaaccctaagaggttttactctttcttttcgacttaaggcatcagctacaacattagcctttccggggtggtaacggatttcacaatcgtaatcgtttaacaactctacccagcgacgttgcctcatattgagttgtttttgatcaaaaatatgctgaagactcttatggtcagtgtacactgtacacttggtgccatatagatagtgtctccatattttgagtgcaaaaactactgctccaagttctaaatcatgcgtcgtatagttcttttcatgaatttttagttgtcgtgaggcatatgcgatgacttttgtgcgttgcattaatacacatcctaaaccttggcgtgaagcatcacaatagatcacgaaatcatcatttccttccggtaatgacaaaatgggtgcagacgttaacttcttctttaataactggaatgaggattcctgttctgtggaccaatcatacttctttcccttttgagtcaatgcagttaagggtttggcgattctagagaaatcttgaatgaatcttcggtaataaccagcaagacctaagaattggcgaatttgtgttggagtcttcggggtttcccatttactaatggcttcgatcttggcggggtcaactttaattccatgtttactgacaacatggcccaaaaattgtacttcttgtaaccagaaatcacacttcgaaaattttgcgtacaattcttctttcttgagtatctccagtaccagtcttaagtgttgctcatgttcttccttgttcttcgagtaaatcaatatgtcgtcgataaaaacaatgacaaatttgtctaaatacggtctacagatgcgattcattagatccatgaatactgctggagcattagttaatccaaaaggcatgactagaaactcatagtgaccgtaacgggttctgaacgcggttttaggaacatcttcttccttcactctcagttgatgatatccggagcgtagatcaatcttagaataaacacttgatccttgcaattgatcaaacaaatcatcaatcctcggtaatgggtaccgattcttgatcgttaatttgtttaattctctgtaatctatgcacattctcatagatccatccttcttcttgacgaacagaataggagcaccccaaggtgaaaaactaggacgaataaatccacggtccgataattcttgcaactggtcttgtaattcttgcatttctgaaggtgcaagtctatatggagatcgggctacaggtgcagctcctggtatgagatcaatctggaattctacacatctatgtggaggtagccccggtaattcttctggaaatactccgggatattctcttacaaccggcatgtcattaatgcttctttcttcagtatcgatcttctttatgtgtgccagaatagcataacaaccttttcttataagtttctgggccctcatacagctgataaagttcagctttgagttgctcttctccccataaatcattaatgacgtttcatccttacgagggatgcggattgctttctcagcgcaaacaacttccgctcttgttttggacatccagtccatgccaacgattacgtcaaaacttcctaattctacgggtatcaaatcgattttgaaggtttcaccagcgagattcatttcgcaaccatggcaaattttatcggcttttatcagtttaccattagctaattcaatagtatatttatcgtctagaggtaatgatgcacattttagtttaaaactaaagtatttacacatataacttctatcagcacccgtatcaaacataatagaagctagttgattattaacggtaaacgtacccgtgacaagattaggatcctcacgtgctttactggcactaacattaaatgccctccctcgtgcgggttctttgttcttctccttatcagggcattgatttataaagtgaccagacttcccgcatccataacatttcttgacatcggtcaattttgtctttacttcagaaacggtggcataacaatctttcgccacgtgtcctttcttgttgcacttatcacagaccacttggcaatagcctgcatgatgtgtgtaacaccttttgcagaacggatgaggtcccttatagttaggacttgcagttgccccatcttgtttacctttaaaagtttcttgtttcttcaggtgagtacttttgcccttatagtcttcccatttcctctttccttcagttgtcttgacttcggtaattggtgccttaatcgaactctctgtgatctggtccatgagttggtgtgccattgtcatggcttcctgcatcgtattcggtttggacgatgtaacatttcctttgatattgatcgataaaccgtcaatatacatttctatctttcgtttctcgtttggcaccaattcgggacacaacaaggctagttccatgaaacgcttttcatagttattgagattcgcgccgataaccttcagattacgtaactcagattccatttttttgatctcgtttcgaggacagtactcctcgattagcatctttttcagttcttcccaagagatatcatatgccgtatctattccttctgctttagcataattgttccaccaagtaagtgcaccgtcttgcaacgtacacgaagcatactttgacttgtctccgttcgcacaattactgattttgaaaacggactccatcttttcaaaccatcgggttagaccgactggtccctcggttccactaaacgtctgtggtttgcatccttgaaaagttttgtatgagcatccgtttcgtgaatttgtgtttacggctgctgctttagctgctgcttcggctgctgcttttgctgcttcagttgcagcaattctttcattcacacgtttctcgactagttgctcaaactcagcatccgacatttgagacatgtttcttcaataaacacaacagatataatttaatcatatagaatattataggtaaaatgagttgtcaatagttaatcgtagcatattaataatatgaaccgattattataaaagccttttcttcttattagcattttataatt
This genomic window from Rutidosis leptorrhynchoides isolate AG116_Rl617_1_P2 chromosome 2, CSIRO_AGI_Rlap_v1, whole genome shotgun sequence contains:
- the LOC139893204 gene encoding uncharacterized protein isoform X2; translation: MNNNGALLKSTTLFQIPFSLNSPVLLHSNNKTHHQLSFVSVQFPTHKLLSFHLKSPSGSPLLASKTPIIAEPTTLATENFDLDDEFEDEFDDEFEDEEEEEEEEEDDDEIIVPLRNMREWTRNKPLGFGEGKVYDTSVEDKLLEELEQSKVAQIANINNLKKNPEDGNPKKENLPKQKVPEVPPNGIRVRLINLPKKKNIHRDLQLAFKPFSGIVNIIPAVLGNEKTREPVCKGFAFVDFKSEKEANSVYKGYSMPKGTEAYLQSHGLKDALYSIRAVDLTEELFGRLVPCLFQHPPPISIDEPQRPFRKLWHHKLGLMGLVKEIQAHLEQEP
- the LOC139893204 gene encoding uncharacterized protein isoform X1, producing the protein MNNNGALLKSTTLFQIPFSLNSPVLLHSNNKTHHQLSFVSVQFPTHKLLSFHLKSPSGSPLLASKTPIIAEPTTLATENFDLDDEFEDEFDDEFEDEEEEEEEEEDDDEIIVPLRNMREWTRNKPLGFGEGKVYDTSVEDKLLEELEQSKVAQIANINNLKKNPEDGNPKKENLPKQKVPEVPPNGIRVRLINLPKKKNIHRDLQLAFKPFSGIVNIIPAVLGNEKTREPVCKGFAFVDFKSEKEANSVYKGYSMPKGTEAYLQSHGLKDALYSIRAVDLTEELFGRLVPCLFQHPPPISIDEPQRPFRKLWHHKLGVLVFLSLMGLVKEIQAHLEQEP